Proteins from one Thalassophryne amazonica chromosome 20, fThaAma1.1, whole genome shotgun sequence genomic window:
- the s100s gene encoding S100 calcium binding protein S isoform X1 gives MPDTIMSKDPSSDLESAMQMLIKTFHKYSGKEGDKYTLSRGELKDLLLEELGNYLGNSKDNEGVEKVMNDLDANNDGEVDFTEFIILMGALTVACNDFFQEFKPDEKANNRSKGEGAEKN, from the exons ATGCCGGACACAAT CATGTCCAAGGATCCCTCTTCCGACCTGGAGAGCGCCATGCAGATGCTGATTAAGACCTTCCACAAGTACTCAGGAAAAGAAGGGGACAAGTACACGCTGAGCCGGGGTGAGCTGAAGGACCTGCTGTTAGAGGAGCTGGGAAATTACTTAGGG AACTCTAAAGATAACGAAGGAGTGGAGAAGGTGATGAACGACTTGGACGCCAACAATGACGGGGAGGTGGACTTCACCGAGTTCATCATACTGATGGGCGCCCTAACAGTCGCCTGCAACGACTTCTTCCAGGAGTTCAAGCCAGATGAAAAAGCAAATAACAGAAGCAAAGGCGAGGGGGCGGAGAAGAATTGA
- the s100s gene encoding S100 calcium binding protein S isoform X2 produces MSKDPSSDLESAMQMLIKTFHKYSGKEGDKYTLSRGELKDLLLEELGNYLGNSKDNEGVEKVMNDLDANNDGEVDFTEFIILMGALTVACNDFFQEFKPDEKANNRSKGEGAEKN; encoded by the exons ATGTCCAAGGATCCCTCTTCCGACCTGGAGAGCGCCATGCAGATGCTGATTAAGACCTTCCACAAGTACTCAGGAAAAGAAGGGGACAAGTACACGCTGAGCCGGGGTGAGCTGAAGGACCTGCTGTTAGAGGAGCTGGGAAATTACTTAGGG AACTCTAAAGATAACGAAGGAGTGGAGAAGGTGATGAACGACTTGGACGCCAACAATGACGGGGAGGTGGACTTCACCGAGTTCATCATACTGATGGGCGCCCTAACAGTCGCCTGCAACGACTTCTTCCAGGAGTTCAAGCCAGATGAAAAAGCAAATAACAGAAGCAAAGGCGAGGGGGCGGAGAAGAATTGA